One segment of Niveibacterium microcysteis DNA contains the following:
- the aceE gene encoding pyruvate dehydrogenase (acetyl-transferring), homodimeric type — MASLPNVLLQSDIDAQETKEWLEALAGVLAQEGPERAHYLIERLIEAAREDGADIPYSANTAYINTIPAEQQPKYPGDTTIESRIQAFLRWNAMAMVVRANKDTNVGGHIASYASAATLYDVGFNWFWKSPSNPDGGDLIFFQGHSIPGVYARAHMLGRLTDEQLDNFRQETSGKGVSSYPHPWLMPDFWQFPTVSMGLGPLQAIYQARFMKYLDNRGLAKTEGRKVWAFLGDGEMDEVDSMGAIGVAGREQLDNLVFVVNCNLQRLDGPVRGNAKIIQELEAEFRGAGWNVIKVIWGTHWDTLLQRDKAGILKKRMMEAVDGEYQTFKSKDGAYVREHFFNTPELKALVADWTDDDIWRLNRGGHDIFKVFAAYKAATEHKGQPTLILAKTIKGFGMGSSGEAQNITHQQKKMNHESLLRFRDRFEIPVPDDKVDEMPLVKFEEGSPELTYMRQRRMDLGGYLPSRRVKGDTLQVPALSAFDAQLKASGEGREFSTTMAFVRILNTMLKDKNIGRHVVPIVPDESRTFGMEGMFRQFGIWNQFGQKYVPQDHDQLMFYKESREGQILQEGINEAGAMSSWIAAATSYSVHNVPMIPVYIYYSMFGHQRVMDLCWAAGDSRARGFLIGGTAGRTTLNGEGLQHEDGHSQILANLVPNCVTYDPTFSYELAVIVQDGLRRMYGEQEDVYYYITVMNENYEHPAMPEGAEANILKGMYKFREGAKGKAKQPRVQLLGSGTIFREVIAAADLLREDWGVESDIWGCPSFNELARDGIDVTRWNLLHPLETPRVSHVETLLKDTTGPVIAATDYVKLFSEQIRPYVPRRYVTLGTDGYGRSDTREALRNHFEVDRRWVTVAALKALADEGTIDREKVAQAIAKYGIDINKPNPITV, encoded by the coding sequence ATGGCCTCTTTGCCCAACGTGCTGCTGCAGTCCGACATCGACGCGCAGGAGACGAAGGAGTGGCTTGAAGCGCTCGCCGGCGTGCTGGCCCAGGAAGGACCTGAGCGCGCCCATTACCTGATCGAGCGCCTGATCGAAGCGGCGCGCGAAGATGGCGCCGACATTCCGTACAGCGCCAACACTGCATACATCAACACCATCCCGGCTGAACAACAGCCGAAATACCCGGGTGACACCACGATCGAAAGCCGCATCCAGGCTTTCCTGCGCTGGAACGCCATGGCGATGGTGGTGCGCGCGAACAAGGACACCAACGTCGGCGGTCACATCGCCTCGTACGCGTCGGCCGCGACGCTGTATGACGTGGGCTTCAACTGGTTCTGGAAGTCGCCTTCCAACCCGGACGGTGGCGACCTGATCTTCTTCCAAGGGCACTCGATCCCGGGCGTCTACGCTCGTGCGCACATGCTCGGCCGCCTGACCGACGAGCAGCTCGACAACTTCCGCCAGGAGACCTCGGGCAAGGGCGTGTCGTCCTACCCGCACCCCTGGCTGATGCCGGATTTCTGGCAGTTCCCGACCGTGTCGATGGGCCTCGGCCCGCTGCAGGCCATCTACCAGGCCCGCTTCATGAAATACCTCGACAACCGCGGCCTCGCCAAGACCGAAGGCCGCAAGGTCTGGGCCTTCCTCGGCGACGGCGAGATGGACGAGGTCGATTCGATGGGCGCGATCGGCGTGGCCGGCCGCGAACAGCTCGACAACCTGGTCTTCGTCGTGAACTGCAACCTGCAGCGTCTCGACGGCCCGGTGCGCGGCAACGCCAAGATCATCCAGGAACTGGAAGCCGAATTCCGCGGCGCCGGCTGGAACGTCATCAAGGTTATCTGGGGCACGCACTGGGATACGCTGCTGCAGCGTGACAAGGCGGGCATCCTGAAGAAGCGCATGATGGAGGCGGTGGACGGCGAATACCAGACCTTCAAGTCGAAGGACGGCGCCTACGTTCGCGAGCACTTCTTCAACACACCGGAACTCAAGGCGCTGGTCGCCGACTGGACCGACGACGACATCTGGCGCCTGAACCGCGGCGGCCACGATATCTTCAAGGTGTTTGCAGCATACAAGGCCGCCACCGAGCACAAGGGCCAGCCGACGCTGATCCTCGCCAAGACCATCAAGGGCTTTGGCATGGGCTCTTCGGGTGAAGCGCAGAACATCACCCACCAGCAAAAGAAGATGAATCACGAATCGCTGCTGCGTTTCCGTGACCGCTTCGAGATCCCGGTGCCGGACGACAAGGTCGACGAGATGCCGCTGGTGAAGTTCGAGGAAGGCTCGCCAGAGCTCACCTACATGCGCCAGCGCCGCATGGACCTCGGCGGTTATCTGCCGAGCCGTCGCGTCAAGGGCGATACGCTGCAAGTGCCGGCGCTGAGTGCGTTCGATGCGCAGCTGAAAGCGTCCGGCGAAGGCCGCGAGTTCTCGACCACGATGGCCTTTGTCCGCATCCTCAACACGATGCTCAAGGACAAGAACATCGGCCGCCACGTCGTGCCGATCGTGCCGGATGAGTCCCGCACCTTCGGGATGGAAGGCATGTTCCGTCAGTTCGGCATCTGGAACCAGTTCGGCCAGAAGTACGTGCCGCAGGATCACGACCAGCTGATGTTCTACAAGGAGAGCCGCGAAGGGCAGATCCTGCAGGAGGGCATCAACGAAGCCGGTGCAATGAGCTCGTGGATCGCCGCGGCGACCTCGTACTCGGTGCACAACGTGCCGATGATCCCGGTCTACATCTACTACTCGATGTTCGGCCACCAGCGCGTGATGGATCTGTGCTGGGCGGCAGGCGACTCGCGCGCCCGCGGCTTCCTGATCGGCGGCACCGCCGGCCGTACCACGCTGAACGGCGAAGGCCTGCAGCACGAAGATGGCCACTCGCAGATTCTCGCGAACCTGGTGCCCAACTGTGTCACCTACGACCCGACCTTCTCGTACGAGCTGGCGGTGATCGTTCAGGACGGCCTGCGCCGCATGTACGGTGAGCAGGAAGATGTGTACTACTACATCACCGTGATGAACGAGAACTACGAGCATCCGGCGATGCCCGAGGGCGCGGAAGCGAACATCCTCAAGGGGATGTACAAGTTCCGTGAAGGCGCGAAGGGCAAGGCAAAGCAGCCGCGCGTTCAGCTGCTCGGTTCCGGCACGATCTTCCGCGAAGTCATCGCTGCGGCGGACCTGCTGCGCGAAGACTGGGGTGTCGAGTCCGACATCTGGGGCTGCCCGAGCTTCAACGAGCTGGCGCGCGACGGTATCGACGTCACCCGCTGGAACTTGCTGCACCCGCTCGAAACGCCGCGTGTGTCGCATGTCGAGACCCTGCTGAAGGACACGACCGGCCCGGTGATCGCCGCGACCGACTACGTCAAGCTGTTCAGCGAGCAGATCCGCCCCTACGTGCCGCGTCGCTACGTCACGCTCGGCACCGATGGTTACGGCCGCTCCGATACCCGCGAAGCCCTGCGCAACCACTTCGAGGTGGATCGTCGCTGGGTCACGGTTGCTGCCCTCAAGGCTCTGGCCGACGAAGGCACGATCGATCGCGAAAAGGTGGCGCAGGCGATTGCCAAATACGGCATCGACATCAACAAGCCGAACCCCATCACCGTCTGA
- the folD gene encoding bifunctional methylenetetrahydrofolate dehydrogenase/methenyltetrahydrofolate cyclohydrolase FolD, with protein sequence MTARILDGKAIAEQVREDIALKAAQLTAQGAQPCLAVILVGSDPASAVYVRNKVAACEKAGFRSLKFEYAADAQPETVLAKIAELNADASVHGILVQLPLPKQFDEEAVLEAIDPAKDVDGFHAENFGMLLQGRESFYPCTPWGVMKMLEVGGVQVQGADAVVIGRSNIVGKPMAVMLLSAGATVTVCHSKTKDLAGHVKRADIVVAAVGRPNFVTGDMLKPGAVVIDVGINRLPSGKLCGDVDFESASQVASLITPVPGGVGPMTITMLLGNTLLAAQRAAAKA encoded by the coding sequence ATGACCGCCCGCATTCTCGATGGCAAGGCAATCGCCGAACAGGTCCGCGAAGACATCGCCCTGAAGGCAGCCCAACTCACCGCGCAAGGCGCCCAGCCCTGCCTCGCCGTGATCCTCGTCGGATCGGACCCCGCCTCGGCGGTGTACGTCCGCAACAAGGTCGCCGCCTGCGAGAAAGCCGGTTTCCGTTCGCTGAAGTTCGAATATGCGGCTGACGCGCAGCCCGAAACAGTGCTGGCGAAGATCGCCGAACTCAATGCCGACGCGAGCGTGCACGGCATCCTGGTGCAACTGCCCCTGCCCAAGCAATTCGATGAAGAGGCCGTGCTCGAAGCAATCGACCCGGCCAAGGATGTCGACGGCTTCCATGCCGAGAACTTCGGCATGCTGCTGCAGGGCCGCGAGAGCTTCTACCCCTGCACCCCGTGGGGCGTGATGAAGATGCTGGAAGTCGGCGGCGTTCAGGTGCAGGGCGCCGACGCCGTCGTGATCGGCCGCAGCAACATCGTCGGCAAGCCGATGGCCGTAATGCTGCTCTCCGCCGGCGCCACGGTCACCGTGTGCCATTCCAAGACCAAGGATCTCGCCGGCCATGTGAAGCGCGCCGACATCGTCGTCGCCGCGGTGGGCCGCCCGAACTTCGTCACCGGCGACATGCTCAAGCCCGGCGCGGTGGTGATCGACGTCGGCATCAATCGCCTGCCCTCGGGCAAGCTCTGCGGCGACGTCGACTTCGAATCCGCCAGCCAGGTCGCCTCGCTGATCACGCCGGTGCCCGGCGGCGTCGGCCCGATGACGATCACGATGCTGCTCGGTAACACCCTGCTTGCCGCACAACGCGCGGCCGCCAAGGCCTGA
- a CDS encoding response regulator transcription factor produces the protein MNNSSNLPEQTVHIVDDDEALRDSLIWLLESEGYTVATYASAEDFLAAWSPTLTGCLLLDVRMPGMSGLELYEKLVAQHSTLPVIFITGHGDVPMAVSALKKGAVDFIEKPFNDQDMLRLIGQCLEAERSQRTQRRQDAETARRLDQLTTREREVLDLIVAGRLNKQIADDLGISIKTVEVHRARVMEKMGVSSLAELVQMVMSADAPRR, from the coding sequence TTGAACAACTCGTCGAACCTGCCTGAACAGACCGTCCATATCGTTGACGACGACGAGGCGCTGCGCGACTCGCTGATCTGGCTGCTCGAATCCGAAGGCTACACGGTGGCCACCTACGCCTCGGCCGAAGACTTCCTCGCGGCCTGGAGCCCCACGCTCACCGGCTGCCTGCTGCTGGATGTGCGCATGCCCGGCATGAGCGGCCTGGAGCTATACGAAAAGCTGGTGGCGCAGCACTCCACGCTGCCGGTGATCTTCATCACCGGCCACGGCGACGTGCCGATGGCGGTATCCGCACTCAAGAAAGGCGCCGTCGACTTCATCGAGAAGCCCTTCAACGACCAGGACATGCTGCGCCTGATCGGGCAGTGCCTCGAAGCCGAGCGCAGCCAGCGCACGCAACGCCGCCAGGACGCCGAAACCGCGCGCCGACTCGACCAGCTCACCACGCGCGAGCGCGAGGTGCTGGATCTCATTGTCGCCGGCCGCCTCAACAAGCAGATCGCCGACGACCTGGGCATCAGCATCAAGACAGTCGAGGTACACCGTGCCCGCGTGATGGAGAAGATGGGCGTCTCATCGCTCGCTGAACTGGTGCAAATGGTGATGAGCGCCGACGCCCCGCGGCGCTGA
- a CDS encoding ABC transporter substrate-binding protein, with protein MLRVFALCLLLSPCWAADSIRIGVSGPFTGGSSPMGLSMRDGIRIAAAEINAAGGVLGRPVELVERDDEARNERGVAVAQQLIGQDKVVAMVGIVNTGVALASQRYYQSARIPVITAVATGSLITRQFLPPAYADNYIFRLSCADALQAAMIVDEAVERRHFTRVAILHDATNYGQLGRNDLERALEKRGLRPVAVERYNPGDVDLSAPVLRAKRAGAEAILTYGIGPELARIANATAKLGWKVPMIGSWTLSMSTFIDSAGPNAEGARMPQTYLVEDPHPRAQAFREAWQKAAGSDRMLSPSAAAQGYDALRLLVAAIRQAGTTEGPKIREALEDLHDPVDGVLMTYQRPFSVSDHEAIKTSRMAYLAEVRRGQVVFAYDDDRKRAASR; from the coding sequence GTGCTGCGTGTTTTCGCGTTATGCCTGCTTCTGTCGCCGTGCTGGGCGGCGGATTCCATCCGGATCGGTGTGTCCGGTCCATTCACAGGCGGATCGAGCCCGATGGGGCTGTCGATGCGCGATGGCATCCGCATCGCGGCGGCCGAGATCAATGCCGCCGGTGGCGTGCTGGGGCGGCCGGTGGAATTGGTCGAGCGCGATGACGAGGCGCGCAACGAACGTGGTGTTGCGGTCGCGCAGCAGCTGATCGGGCAGGACAAGGTGGTCGCGATGGTGGGCATCGTAAACACCGGGGTCGCCTTGGCGAGCCAGCGTTACTACCAGTCGGCCCGGATTCCGGTGATCACCGCGGTGGCGACCGGCTCGCTGATCACCCGCCAGTTTCTGCCGCCCGCGTATGCCGATAACTACATCTTCCGCCTCTCCTGCGCGGATGCCTTGCAGGCCGCGATGATCGTCGACGAGGCGGTTGAGCGGCGGCACTTCACGCGGGTGGCGATCCTGCACGACGCAACCAACTATGGGCAGCTTGGGCGAAATGACCTCGAGCGCGCGCTGGAAAAACGCGGCCTGCGTCCGGTGGCGGTCGAACGCTACAACCCGGGTGACGTGGATCTCTCGGCGCCCGTGTTGCGCGCCAAACGCGCCGGGGCCGAGGCGATCCTGACCTACGGTATCGGTCCGGAACTTGCCCGTATCGCGAACGCCACTGCCAAGCTGGGCTGGAAGGTACCCATGATCGGCAGCTGGACACTGTCGATGTCCACCTTCATCGACAGTGCCGGGCCCAACGCGGAAGGCGCGCGGATGCCGCAGACTTACCTGGTCGAAGACCCGCATCCGCGCGCGCAGGCTTTCCGCGAGGCCTGGCAGAAGGCGGCCGGTTCCGACCGGATGTTGTCGCCTTCAGCCGCGGCGCAGGGCTACGACGCGCTGCGTCTGCTGGTCGCGGCGATCCGCCAGGCCGGCACCACCGAAGGCCCGAAGATCCGCGAGGCGCTGGAGGATCTGCATGACCCGGTGGACGGCGTGCTGATGACCTATCAACGGCCGTTCTCGGTCAGCGATCACGAGGCCATCAAGACGAGTCGCATGGCTTATCTGGCTGAAGTGCGCCGCGGGCAGGTCGTGTTCGCCTACGACGACGATCGCAAACGGGCGGCCAGTCGTTGA
- the purE gene encoding 5-(carboxyamino)imidazole ribonucleotide mutase produces the protein MNEQPVVGIVMGSNSDWPTMQAAARILKEFGVPFEARVVSAHRTPDLMFEYAEAARDRGLQVIIAGAGGAAHLPGMLAAKTTVPVLGVPVQSKALSGVDSLHSIVQMPKGIPVATFAIGEAGAANAGLFAVAMLANENSRLRIMLDAFRAKQTQSVLDMKLDEV, from the coding sequence ATGAACGAACAACCCGTTGTCGGCATCGTGATGGGCTCCAACTCGGATTGGCCGACGATGCAGGCCGCCGCCCGCATCCTCAAGGAATTCGGCGTGCCTTTCGAAGCGCGCGTCGTCTCCGCCCACCGCACGCCGGACCTGATGTTCGAATATGCCGAAGCGGCGCGCGACCGCGGCCTGCAGGTGATCATCGCGGGCGCTGGCGGTGCAGCCCATCTGCCCGGCATGCTGGCCGCCAAGACCACGGTGCCGGTGCTCGGCGTGCCGGTGCAAAGCAAGGCGCTCTCGGGCGTCGATTCCCTGCACTCGATCGTGCAGATGCCCAAGGGCATCCCGGTCGCCACCTTCGCGATCGGCGAAGCGGGTGCGGCCAACGCCGGCCTCTTCGCGGTTGCGATGCTGGCCAACGAGAACAGCCGCCTGCGCATCATGCTCGACGCATTCCGCGCCAAGCAGACGCAGAGCGTGCTGGACATGAAACTCGACGAAGTCTGA
- the aceF gene encoding dihydrolipoyllysine-residue acetyltransferase, with amino-acid sequence MSQLIEVKVPDIGDFKDVPVIEVAVKPGDSVEAEATLLTLESDKATMDVPSPVAGVVKEIKVVVGDKVAEGTLVVILEAGAAAAPAPAPAAAAAAPAPAPAAAAPVAAAPAPAAPAAGGGLVEVTVPDIGDFADVPVIEVAVKVGDTVAADAPVVTLESDKATMDVPTPVAGVVKDVKVKVGDRVSQGALILVIEAAGGAAVPAAAVAPAPAPAAAPAPVAAAPAAAAPAAAPAVAAPVAAAPAITAPAGKAHASPSVRRFARDLGVDIAKVPGTGPKGRVLHEDVQNFIKGVFSQISTGALVPAGSAGAAGGGVTGGGELNLLPWPKVDFSKFGPVDAKPLSRIKKISGANLHRNWVQIPHVTNHDDADITDLEAFRVQMNKELEKSGVKLTMLAFMIKAAVAALKKFPTFNASLDGDNLVLKQYYHIGFAADTPNGLVVPVIRDADKKGVSAIAQEMGELAKLARDGKLKPDQMQGGCFTISSLGGIGGVYFTPIINAPEVAIMGVCKSQIRPVWDGSAFVPRLMLPLSLSWDHRVIDGAEAARFNAYFAGVLQDFRRVLL; translated from the coding sequence ATGAGCCAACTCATCGAAGTGAAGGTTCCCGACATCGGCGACTTCAAGGACGTGCCGGTGATCGAGGTGGCTGTCAAACCGGGTGATTCGGTCGAGGCCGAAGCCACCCTGCTGACGCTGGAATCGGACAAGGCCACGATGGATGTGCCGAGCCCGGTTGCCGGCGTGGTCAAGGAAATCAAGGTTGTCGTCGGCGACAAGGTCGCCGAGGGCACGCTGGTCGTGATCCTGGAAGCAGGCGCCGCCGCTGCGCCGGCGCCCGCCCCGGCAGCCGCCGCTGCAGCCCCTGCACCCGCACCCGCGGCGGCCGCCCCTGTCGCGGCTGCTCCCGCGCCGGCCGCACCGGCTGCTGGCGGTGGTCTGGTCGAAGTTACGGTGCCGGATATTGGCGACTTTGCCGACGTGCCGGTGATCGAAGTGGCCGTGAAGGTGGGCGACACGGTCGCCGCCGACGCACCGGTCGTCACGCTCGAATCCGACAAGGCAACGATGGATGTGCCGACGCCGGTGGCTGGCGTCGTCAAGGATGTGAAGGTCAAGGTCGGTGATCGCGTGTCGCAAGGCGCGCTGATCCTGGTGATCGAGGCTGCGGGCGGCGCTGCCGTGCCGGCCGCTGCAGTGGCGCCGGCTCCGGCGCCTGCTGCGGCCCCCGCACCGGTGGCTGCTGCACCCGCTGCCGCTGCACCCGCTGCCGCGCCCGCCGTGGCTGCTCCGGTTGCGGCTGCGCCGGCGATCACCGCGCCGGCCGGCAAGGCTCACGCCAGCCCGTCGGTGCGCCGTTTCGCGCGCGACCTGGGCGTCGACATCGCCAAGGTGCCGGGCACCGGGCCCAAGGGCCGCGTGCTGCACGAAGACGTGCAGAACTTCATCAAGGGCGTGTTCAGCCAGATCTCGACCGGCGCGCTGGTGCCGGCCGGGTCGGCGGGCGCTGCAGGTGGCGGCGTCACCGGTGGTGGCGAGCTCAACCTGCTGCCGTGGCCGAAGGTCGACTTCAGCAAGTTCGGCCCGGTCGACGCCAAGCCGCTGTCGCGCATCAAGAAGATCTCTGGCGCCAACTTGCACCGCAACTGGGTCCAGATCCCGCACGTCACCAACCATGACGACGCGGACATCACCGATCTGGAAGCCTTCCGCGTGCAGATGAACAAGGAACTCGAGAAGAGTGGCGTCAAGCTGACCATGCTCGCGTTCATGATCAAGGCGGCGGTTGCGGCGCTGAAGAAGTTCCCGACCTTCAACGCCTCGCTCGACGGCGACAACCTGGTGCTCAAGCAGTACTACCACATCGGTTTCGCTGCCGACACGCCGAACGGCCTGGTTGTGCCGGTGATCCGCGATGCGGACAAGAAGGGCGTCTCCGCGATCGCACAGGAAATGGGCGAACTGGCGAAGCTCGCACGCGACGGCAAGCTCAAGCCCGACCAGATGCAGGGCGGCTGCTTCACGATCAGCTCGCTGGGCGGTATCGGTGGCGTGTACTTCACGCCGATCATCAACGCGCCAGAAGTCGCCATCATGGGCGTCTGCAAGTCGCAGATCCGCCCGGTGTGGGACGGCTCGGCCTTTGTGCCGCGCCTGATGCTGCCGCTGTCGCTGTCGTGGGATCACCGCGTCATCGACGGTGCCGAGGCTGCCCGTTTCAATGCTTACTTCGCCGGCGTGCTGCAGGACTTCCGCCGCGTGCTGCTCTGA
- a CDS encoding PAS domain S-box protein translates to MNILPRSGKEGASRLELFTTAPYVAVVVFALAMLTIVWMLQTQEELVERNALGRDVQWAERTMRTHFVANEDFLNELTRDIASGTVDADTFQLRTNQYLANNPELLNVVWIDASGKVRWTAPFDTTDWLPGDAMTPEQGQVARHAREIGRAAYGQPYRGASGSALVEVFIPVQRGRSPWGMVAAVYSVDGLLHHLVPSWFSDKYRLVLTDGNGEPLASNATSTNATDSSLSSLIVFDPPGNGLALRATAFRGEAELPSALPVSLIIGLSVLVFWSLWAQRGHMLRRIKVEKERDRIFNLSLDVLCTMTLDGHYRRLNPAFERILGYAADDMVGRQLLELVHPDDLDSAREQMRLLAEGRPATFEARMKCADDRYKWLVWSANPVPGERVIYAVAHNVTDRKAAEDAWRAESAFRKAMEESVLTGLRATDMKGRIIYVNRAFCQLTGYSEEELVGIEEPFPYWPEDEIDQQRQHLIQSLSGEAPADGFELRIRRKDGSYGYSRLMVSPLVDAAGEQTGWMAAMSDITESKRIQAELGAAHERFVAVLDGLDTAVFVADVQSDAILYANRAFLADFGLDAIGRTTHSLALPQPELGDYPVDPRRLTAAQLPRELFDGELQHPISARWFHVRERATRWVDGRVVRMAVATDITDRKTVEELNRQQEERLQRTSRLITMGEMASTLAHELNQPLSAIANYSSGCVNRLQSGRYKPEELLVAMQKAAHQADRAGKIIRRIRDFVRKSEPQRGAVRLSDIVEDALGFAEIDARKHGARIDNRITPDLPPIFADRIMIEQVVLNLVKNGIESMKDSEEDRRVLTVTARVAEHTIEVSVLDHGHGISAEDREKLFNAFYTTKSDGMGMGLNICRSIIEFHNGRLWVDNNPEGGSIFRFTLPTEKALEQLVEPA, encoded by the coding sequence ATGAACATTCTGCCCCGTTCCGGCAAGGAAGGCGCAAGTCGCCTCGAACTCTTCACCACCGCCCCCTACGTGGCCGTGGTGGTGTTCGCACTCGCCATGCTCACCATCGTCTGGATGCTGCAGACACAGGAAGAGCTCGTCGAGCGCAACGCACTGGGACGCGACGTGCAGTGGGCCGAGCGCACGATGCGCACGCATTTCGTCGCCAACGAGGACTTCCTCAACGAGCTGACGCGCGACATTGCCTCCGGCACGGTGGATGCCGACACCTTCCAGCTGCGCACCAACCAGTACCTGGCGAACAACCCGGAGCTGCTGAACGTCGTCTGGATCGACGCCAGCGGCAAAGTGCGCTGGACGGCCCCCTTCGACACGACCGACTGGCTGCCGGGCGATGCGATGACGCCGGAGCAAGGCCAGGTCGCCCGCCATGCACGCGAGATCGGCCGTGCTGCCTACGGCCAGCCCTACCGTGGCGCCAGCGGCAGCGCGCTGGTGGAAGTATTCATCCCGGTGCAACGCGGGCGCTCGCCATGGGGCATGGTCGCCGCGGTGTATTCGGTCGATGGCCTGCTGCACCACCTGGTGCCTTCGTGGTTCTCCGACAAGTACCGCCTCGTGCTCACCGACGGCAACGGTGAACCACTCGCGAGCAACGCCACTTCGACCAACGCGACCGATTCGTCGCTGTCGTCGCTGATCGTGTTTGACCCGCCCGGCAATGGTCTCGCGCTGCGCGCGACGGCGTTCCGCGGCGAGGCCGAGCTGCCCAGCGCGCTACCGGTGTCGCTGATCATCGGGCTCTCGGTGCTGGTGTTCTGGAGCCTCTGGGCGCAGCGCGGCCACATGCTGCGGCGGATCAAGGTGGAGAAGGAACGCGACCGCATCTTCAACCTGTCGCTCGACGTGCTGTGCACGATGACGCTGGACGGCCACTACCGGCGCCTCAACCCGGCCTTCGAGCGCATCCTCGGCTATGCCGCCGACGACATGGTCGGCCGCCAACTGCTGGAGTTGGTGCACCCGGACGATCTCGACAGCGCGCGCGAACAGATGCGGTTGCTGGCCGAAGGCCGCCCCGCCACCTTCGAGGCGCGCATGAAGTGCGCGGACGATCGTTACAAGTGGCTGGTGTGGAGCGCCAACCCGGTGCCCGGCGAACGTGTGATCTACGCAGTGGCGCACAACGTGACCGACCGCAAGGCTGCCGAAGATGCGTGGCGCGCCGAATCGGCCTTCCGCAAAGCGATGGAAGAATCGGTGCTGACCGGCCTGCGCGCGACCGACATGAAGGGCCGCATCATTTATGTGAACCGCGCCTTCTGCCAGCTCACCGGCTATTCGGAAGAAGAACTGGTCGGCATCGAGGAGCCCTTCCCCTACTGGCCCGAGGACGAAATTGACCAGCAGCGTCAGCACCTGATCCAGTCGCTGTCCGGCGAAGCGCCGGCCGACGGCTTCGAACTGCGCATCCGCCGCAAGGACGGCAGCTATGGATACTCGCGGCTGATGGTGTCGCCGCTGGTGGATGCCGCAGGCGAGCAGACCGGCTGGATGGCCGCGATGAGCGACATCACCGAATCCAAGCGCATCCAGGCCGAACTCGGCGCGGCACACGAGCGCTTCGTGGCGGTGCTGGACGGGCTCGATACCGCGGTGTTCGTTGCCGACGTGCAGAGCGATGCAATTCTCTACGCCAACCGCGCCTTCCTTGCCGACTTCGGCCTCGACGCGATCGGCCGCACTACGCACAGCCTAGCGTTACCGCAACCCGAGCTGGGCGACTATCCGGTCGACCCGCGCCGCCTGACCGCCGCACAACTGCCGCGCGAACTCTTCGACGGCGAACTGCAGCACCCGATCTCTGCCCGCTGGTTCCATGTGCGCGAACGTGCGACGCGCTGGGTCGACGGCCGCGTCGTGCGCATGGCGGTCGCCACCGACATTACCGACCGCAAGACGGTGGAAGAACTCAACCGCCAGCAGGAAGAGCGGTTGCAACGCACCTCGCGGCTGATCACGATGGGGGAGATGGCCTCCACGCTCGCACACGAACTGAACCAGCCGCTCTCGGCGATCGCCAACTACAGCTCGGGCTGCGTGAACCGGCTGCAGAGCGGACGCTACAAGCCCGAAGAACTGCTGGTGGCCATGCAGAAGGCGGCGCACCAGGCGGACCGCGCCGGCAAGATCATCCGCCGCATCCGTGACTTCGTACGCAAGAGCGAGCCACAGCGCGGCGCAGTGCGACTCTCCGACATCGTCGAAGATGCGCTCGGCTTTGCCGAGATCGACGCCCGCAAGCATGGCGCGCGCATCGACAACCGCATCACACCTGACCTGCCGCCGATCTTTGCCGACCGCATCATGATCGAGCAGGTGGTGCTGAACCTCGTCAAGAACGGCATCGAATCGATGAAGGACAGCGAGGAAGACCGCCGTGTGCTGACCGTGACCGCGCGCGTCGCCGAACACACGATCGAGGTGTCGGTGCTGGACCACGGCCACGGCATCAGCGCAGAAGACCGCGAAAAGCTCTTCAACGCCTTCTACACCACCAAGAGCGACGGCATGGGCATGGGCCTGAACATCTGCCGCTCGATCATCGAATTCCACAACGGACGTCTTTGGGTCGACAACAACCCCGAAGGCGGCTCGATCTTCCGATTCACCCTCCCGACGGAGAAAGCCCTTGAACAACTCGTCGAACCTGCCTGA